A genomic region of Microlunatus sagamiharensis contains the following coding sequences:
- the rpsO gene encoding 30S ribosomal protein S15 codes for MALDAAEKKQIMEKYATHPGDTGSPEVQVALLSRRIAMLTEHLKEHKHDHHTRRGLMLLVGQRRRLLNYAAKTDINRYRSIIERLGLRR; via the coding sequence ATGGCGCTCGACGCTGCCGAGAAGAAGCAGATCATGGAGAAGTACGCGACCCACCCGGGTGACACGGGTTCTCCCGAGGTGCAGGTGGCGCTCCTCAGCCGCCGCATCGCGATGCTGACGGAGCACCTCAAGGAGCACAAGCACGACCACCACACCCGTCGTGGTCTGATGCTCCTGGTCGGCCAGCGGCGCCGGCTCCTGAACTACGCCGCCAAGACCGACATCAACCGGTACCGCTCGATCATCGAGCGCCTCGGTCTGCGTCGGTGA